Proteins from a genomic interval of Chelonoidis abingdonii isolate Lonesome George chromosome 7, CheloAbing_2.0, whole genome shotgun sequence:
- the SIMC1 gene encoding SUMO-interacting motif-containing protein 1, protein MECALPPSLPALVDVKRERKEVADQGLGAPWDRAHEETKGTHLEGCFSPVSCCTYSVCDPELSSSTTSINSDLGSLASLLLDSDVFSCSPASSNSSSSRRASLDYSATESRSTCQQREHLPTSPAQRQSSALSSCPPASTPRSPEQPLLETSNSVLTAVKQKPPEPAKLQPVNKAWLHKLQYCRKTPVHHLFLQGVVQDEESHQNTHLRAQPISSRKLSMVSTTMEENFPKGTLQFLMDFVSCHHYPPKEIVSHVIRNILLSSETGEMLKDAYMLLMKIQILHPATTTMVGWDWELLRYVMEEQEETLPGRFLFLQYVVQTLEDDFQLNLRLRFLQKSIAKEVLSCDRCFSNVKEVIEWLVAAITGLGFSQPRKQQQKAPCPSSGADCSISSPGPDSAQNDSETGQAEAILPAFLSQKVVLLLQRMLSIAVEVDRSPNCSTNKIADVIFPYLMNIPLRSQREAFLNSMESQLLRCKVLELLFHHSCDMPASLPLSLSKILYFLGHHSLLLQYQDHEVTWQRWDEMLQHLILLLTSYRTVVLEHLRSSLSERMDLIISNAKPQLQDNDITTTDIELHIKDFSSRLLQILGKSLPPQIMDKVCALEALLLTTATT, encoded by the exons atgGAGTGTGCGTTGCCTCCCAGCCTCCCCGCCCTCGTGGACGTAAAGCGTGAAAGGAAAGAGGTGGCTGACCAAGGCCTTGGGGCCCCATGGGACAGAGCCCACGAAGAAACAAAGGGCACCCACTTGGAAGGCTGCTTCTCCCCCGTCTCCTGCTGCACGTACTCTGTCTGCGACCCTGagctcagcagcagcaccacctctATTAACAGTGACCTGGGCTCCTTGGCCAGCCTCCTGCTGGACTCGGACGTGTTCTCCTGCTCTCCAGCCAGcagcaatagcagcagcagcaggagagcatcCTTGGACTACTCCGCCACAGAATCTCGCAGTACCTGCCAGCAAAGGGAacaccttcccacctcccctgctcAGAGACAGTCCTCagctctctccagctgccccccagcaAGCACTCCCAGGTCTCCAGAGCAGCCTTTGCTGGAGACAAGTAACTCAGTGCTGACTGCAGTGAAGCAGaagccccccgagccagccaaaCTGCAGCCTGTCAATAAGGCCTGGCTGCATAAACTGCAGTACTGCAGGAAGACTCCGGTGCATCACCTTTTCCTCCAGGGAGTGGTGCAGGATGAGGAATCCCACCAG AACACACATCTGAGGGCACAGCCCATCTCCAGCAGAAAATTGAGCATGGTATCCACCACCATGGAGGAGAACTTCCCCAAGGGCACCCTGCAGTTCCTAATGGACTTCGTGTCCTGCCACCATTACCCTCCAAAGGAGATTGTGTCCCATGTGATCAGGAATATCCTGCTGAGCTCAGAGACTGGGGAGATGCTGAAGGATGCCTACATGCTGCTGATGAAAATTCAAAT CCTTCATCCGGCTACCACCACAATGGTGGGATGGGACTGGGAGCTGCTTCGGTATGTCATGGAAGAACAG GAGGAGACGCTCCCAGGGCGCTTTCTGTTCCTGCAGTATGTTGTGCAGACCCTGGAGGATGATTTCCAGCTGAACCTGAGGCTGCGCTTCCTGCAGAAATCCATTGCCAAGGAGGTGCTTTCCTGTGACCGGTGCTTCAGCAATGTCAA GGAGGTGATCGAGTGGCTGGTTGCTGCCATTACTGGACTTGGATTTTCCCAGCCccgaaagcagcagcagaaagcacCATGTCCCTCATCAGGGGCTGACTGTAGCATCTCCTCCCCTGGGCCAGACTCAGCACAGAACGACAGTGAAACTGGGCAGGCAGAGGCTATCCTACCGGCTTTCCTTTCCCAAAA GGTGGTGCTGCTTCTCCAGAGGATGCTGTCCATAGCCGTAGAGGTGGACAGGTCTCCCAACTGTAGCACCAATAAGATCGCTGATGTGATATTTCCATACTTGATGAACATTCCTCTCAGGAGCCAAAG ggAGGCCTTTTTAAACAGCATGGAGAGCCAGCTCCTGCGCTGCAAAGTGCTGGAGCTCCTGTTCCACCACAGCTGTGACATgccagcctccctgcccttgtCTCTGAGCAAGATCCTGTATTTCCTGGGTCACCATTCTCTGCTGCTGCAGTATCAG GACCACGAAGTAACGTGGCAGAGATGGGATGAGATGCTTCAGCATTTGATTTTACTGTTAACAAGTTACCGCACCGTTGTGCTGG AGCACTTAAGAAGTTCACTCAGTGAGCGGATGGATTTAATTATTTCAAATGccaaaccccagctccaggaTAACGACATCACCACCACGGACATTGAGTTGCACATCAAGGACTTCAGCAGCCGGCTGCTGCAGATCCTGGGGAAGTCGCTTCCCCCACAGATCATGGACAAGGTGTGTGCGCTTGAAGCGCTGCTGCTCACCACTGCTACCACCTGA
- the KIAA1191 gene encoding putative monooxygenase p33MONOX isoform X1 translates to MASRQPDIPAIEHGSGGLLGKMSLPIGMHRRAFSYDDALEDTAPMTPPPSDMCSNVLWKQPVIPERKYQELSKVEEGETSMYPPVITPSSSTESVNKVPVVKAKATHIIMNSLITKQTQESIQRFEQQAGLRDAGYTPHKGLTAEETKYHRVAEALHKLKMQSGEMTKEDRQTSSTHSTPDSTPHSSPKQKHRGWFSQGPSSSITGSDLVSMDSDGGDRDRISSEKWSLFGPRAVQKSTNDPGAFTIQSYKGAQKPSPMELIRAQATRMAEDPVTFKPPKMDIPVMEGKKQSARSHNLKPRDMNVLTPTGF, encoded by the exons ATGGCTTCAAGACAACCAGATATTCCTG CTATTGAGCATGGCTCTGGAGGGCTTCTAGGAAAGATGTCCCTGCCTATTGGAATGCATCGTCGGGCATTCAGTTATGATGATGCCCTGGAGGATACAGCACCGATGACTCCTCCCCCTTCAGATATGTGCTCCAATGTCCTGTGGAAACAACCGGTCATCCCAGAGCGCAAGTACCAGGAGCTTTCAAAG GTTGAGGAGGGGGAGACTAGCATGTATCCACCTGTCATAACCCCCTCATCTTCCACTGAAAGTGTGAACAAGGTCCCAGTGGTGAAGGCCAAGGCCACTCATATCATCATGAATTCTCTCATTACAA AGCAGACTCAGGAGAGCATTCAGCGCTTTGAACAGCAGGCAGGGCTGAGAGATGCTGGATACACTCCCCACAAGGGCCTCACTGCTGAGGAGACAAAGTACCACCGTGTGGCTGAGGCACTCCAT AAGTTAAAGATGCAAAGTGGAGAGATGACCaaagaagacagacagacatcttCCACTCACTCCACTCCAGACAGCACCCCCCACTCTTCTCCCAAACAGAAACACAG GGGTTGGTTTAGTCAGGGACCCTCCAGTTCTATCACTGGCTCAGACTTGGTCTCCATGGATTCCGATGGTGGGGACAGAGACAGAATATCCTCTGAAAAATGGAGCCTTTTTGGACCCAGAGCTGTTCAGAAATCCACTAATGATCCAG GGGCCTTTACCATCCAGTCCTATAAGGGTGCCCAGAAGCCATCACCAATGGAGCTGATCCGTGCCCAGGCCACCAGGATGGCAGAGGACCCAGTTACCTTCAAACCACCCAAGATGGACATTCCTGTTATGGAAGGGAAGAAACAGTCGGCACGGTCCCATAACCTCAAACCCCGGGATATGAATGTGCTCACTCCCACAGGATTCTAG
- the KIAA1191 gene encoding putative monooxygenase p33MONOX isoform X2, with protein MSLPIGMHRRAFSYDDALEDTAPMTPPPSDMCSNVLWKQPVIPERKYQELSKVEEGETSMYPPVITPSSSTESVNKVPVVKAKATHIIMNSLITKQTQESIQRFEQQAGLRDAGYTPHKGLTAEETKYHRVAEALHKLKMQSGEMTKEDRQTSSTHSTPDSTPHSSPKQKHRGWFSQGPSSSITGSDLVSMDSDGGDRDRISSEKWSLFGPRAVQKSTNDPGAFTIQSYKGAQKPSPMELIRAQATRMAEDPVTFKPPKMDIPVMEGKKQSARSHNLKPRDMNVLTPTGF; from the exons ATGTCCCTGCCTATTGGAATGCATCGTCGGGCATTCAGTTATGATGATGCCCTGGAGGATACAGCACCGATGACTCCTCCCCCTTCAGATATGTGCTCCAATGTCCTGTGGAAACAACCGGTCATCCCAGAGCGCAAGTACCAGGAGCTTTCAAAG GTTGAGGAGGGGGAGACTAGCATGTATCCACCTGTCATAACCCCCTCATCTTCCACTGAAAGTGTGAACAAGGTCCCAGTGGTGAAGGCCAAGGCCACTCATATCATCATGAATTCTCTCATTACAA AGCAGACTCAGGAGAGCATTCAGCGCTTTGAACAGCAGGCAGGGCTGAGAGATGCTGGATACACTCCCCACAAGGGCCTCACTGCTGAGGAGACAAAGTACCACCGTGTGGCTGAGGCACTCCAT AAGTTAAAGATGCAAAGTGGAGAGATGACCaaagaagacagacagacatcttCCACTCACTCCACTCCAGACAGCACCCCCCACTCTTCTCCCAAACAGAAACACAG GGGTTGGTTTAGTCAGGGACCCTCCAGTTCTATCACTGGCTCAGACTTGGTCTCCATGGATTCCGATGGTGGGGACAGAGACAGAATATCCTCTGAAAAATGGAGCCTTTTTGGACCCAGAGCTGTTCAGAAATCCACTAATGATCCAG GGGCCTTTACCATCCAGTCCTATAAGGGTGCCCAGAAGCCATCACCAATGGAGCTGATCCGTGCCCAGGCCACCAGGATGGCAGAGGACCCAGTTACCTTCAAACCACCCAAGATGGACATTCCTGTTATGGAAGGGAAGAAACAGTCGGCACGGTCCCATAACCTCAAACCCCGGGATATGAATGTGCTCACTCCCACAGGATTCTAG